Proteins from a single region of Theileria parva strain Muguga chromosome 1, complete sequence, whole genome shotgun sequence:
- a CDS encoding FF domain protein encodes MDDVGVPSSWNQLEESNWYEVKTTKNYKYYYNKETKETKWEKPSLKNDQKQDLKEEKNEEVPQEDSDKYKELVRSLNLPNHVNYEQCIPKLIFDQRYKNIPKSHRKRLFNQFMRELLAEKSSTPVTLETKEDVKDEETGPERKRRLEEHSKIKEFSNKRYKKDEKSHRDTHLRKLAEDNFLNLLYEKIKMPYRNGEVEPLQEELLNNDPRFTNKYLENKNYIYKKFTREFLKARVELFESKLRQLDSDNINLDLEQVVEKVGARLFKDLPSYNLNQCLNKWKEDKKGELLESFKMMLKKSLSYSPGTKKDNLERAKLHFSCDERYQRLESFPDERDKLIMERLDELEKIRESSKGILPEDD; translated from the exons ATGGATGACGTAGGAGTTCCATCATCATGGAACCAACTTGAGGAATCCAACTG gtATGAGGTCAAAAcaacaaaaaattataagTATTACTACAATAAGGAGACTAAAGAG ACCAAATGGGAGAAACCTTCTCTGAAAAATGATCAAAAACAAGACCTTAAAGAAgaaaaaaatgaagaagTTCCCCAAGAAGATTCCGATAAATACAAAGAATTGGTAAGGTCACTAAACCTTCCAAACCATGTAAATTATGAGCAG TGTATACCCAAGCTAATATTTGATCAAAGATACAAGAATATACCTAAATCGCATAGAAAGAGACTATTTAACCAATTTATGAGAGAACTTCTCGCTGAAAAATCATCAACTCCAGTGACATTAGAGACAAAAGAGGATGTTAAGGATGAAGAAACAGGTCCTGAAAGGAAGAGAAGATTAGAGGAACACTCAAAAATAAAGGAATTCTCAAATAAACGTTACAAAAAGGATGAAAAATCACATCGAGATACACACCTGAGGAAACTAGCCGAGGATAACTTTCTAAATTTGTTGTatgaaaagattaaaatgCCTTACAGAAACGGAGAAGTTGAACCGCTCCAAGAAGAACTTCTGAATAATGATCCAAGATTCACCAATAAATACTTAGAGAACAAGAATTAcatatacaaaaaattcACTAGGGAGTTTTTGAAGGCAAGAGTGGAGCTATTTGAGTCAAAATTGAGGCAGTTGGACTCAGATAACATTAATCTGGACCTTGAACAG GTGGTGGAAAAGGTCGGAGCTAGGCTATTCAAGGATCTACCAAGTTACAATTTAAATCAATGCTTAAATAAGTGGAAGGAAGATAAG AAAGGGGAATTGCTGgaatcatttaaaatgatGCTCAAGAAGTCACTGAGTTATAGTCCTGGAACTAAAAAAGATAACCTAGAAAGAGcaaaattacattttagTTGTGATGAAAG GTATCAAAGATTGGAATCCTTCCCGGATGAAAGAGATAAACTGATAATGGAAAGATTGGA TGAGTTGGAAAAAATTCGAGAATCTTCCAAGGGTATTTTACCAGAAGATgactaa
- a CDS encoding RAP domain protein — MYKFMSKFNFIKCSSIYRRFHTHTDTSTFLSNAVGELTNSQIIYSFDTLSRSKVRDSNLWDHLCDKIRFNLDTLDPSDLLKIIHSLAKVSYKKPSLLSVINRIILRKHKLIDPRNLTQYLIDLNKLELLNINTFVPLVSTKIPGDISLFSTFDLCFILHLCSKLQYKDQLILDSICSKFLENECIYQELCSDKCLLAMVFRSLSFLQYKNELYMKLLYQGIPSSLYHFGSQELCNCLLSIVVSHLDGNFDQQVKEIINSLLDRISEKLSSLVEIEVNQLGICLYFLRYNMDTFSERYESLFDSIVKLNIKYTPNTSKMQLKLGRLLDELKLKHKSELKIGPYTLDYAIPKLNVAIEVNGYTHFFHNSKELNALTQLKYKILKDMGWNVVGVNYYSWKNRNKQSRLDYIVKKITPFLESKNTSKTQNFKVES, encoded by the exons ATGTACAAATTTATgtcaaaatttaatttcataaaatGTAGCAGTATATATAGGAGATTCCATACACATACTGATACTTCCACTTTTCTATCAAATGCAGTTGGAGAATTAACTAATAGCCAGATAATATACTCTTTTGACACTCTTAGTAGA AGTAAAGTTAGGGACTCAAACTTATGGGACCACCTGTGCGACAAGATTAGGTTTAATTTGGATACTCTAGACCCATCAGAcctgttaaaaataatacatTCACTTGCTAAAGTATCATACAAAAAG CCATCATTATTGTCTGTAATTAATCGCATAATACTTCGAAAACATAAACTTATTGATCCGAGAAATTTGACCCAGTACCTAATTGACCTTAATAAGTTGGAGTTGTTGAATATAAATACATTTGTTCCTCTGGTTTCGACAAAAATTCCAGGCGATATTTCACTTTTCTCTACTTTTGACCTTTGTTTTATTCTACACCTATGTTCAAAGCTGCAGTACAAAGACCAGTTAATATTAGACTCGATTTGCTCTAAATTTCTCGAAAATGAGTGTATTTATCAGGAATTGTGTTCA GATAAGTGCCTTTTGGCCATGGTATTCAGGTCATTGTCGTTTCTTCAGTACAAAAATGAATTGTATATGAAGTTGCTATATCAGGGAATACCCTCTTCTTTGTATCATTTTGGCTCCCAGGAACTATGTAACTGTCTGTTATCAATTGTTGTATCTCATTTGGACGGAAACT TTGACCAACAAGTCAAGGAAATTATAAACTCACTTCTCGATAGAATTAGTGAAAAACTTTCATCACTAGTTGAGATTGAAGTGAACCAG TTGGGGATTTGTTTATACTTTTTGAGGTATAACATGGACACTTTCTCTGAGAGGTATGAATCACTATTTGATTCAATTGTCAAACTTAACATTAAATACACGCCAAACACATCCAAAATGCAG TTAAAACTCGGGCGATTGCTGGATGAACTTAAATTAAAGCACAAATCTGAACTAAAGATAGGACCGTACACACTGGATTACGCAATCCCGAAACTAAAC GTGGCCATAGAGGTGAACGgttatacacattttttccACAACTCGAAGGAACTTAATGCTCTAACACAACTTAAGTATAAGATTCTTAAAGATATGGGCTGGAATGTGGTTggagttaattattatagttgGAAGAATAGAAACAAACAG TCGAGATTAGACTACATAGTCAAGAAGATAACTCCCTTCTTGGAAAGTAAAAATACTAGTAAAACCCAAAATTTCAAGGTGGAATCTTGA
- the RFC3 gene encoding Replication factor C domain protein, with product MLWIDKHCPKNLNDFTSHKDLSELLLKIVNKSHGELPHFLFYGPSGSGKKCRILATLRSVFGNKVDKLKTDVLSYKDTSEVVVIQSEAHIQIPCQELGSRDRYIVQDVIRSLSSAPSASNFFSKGPSYRAFLFEDADTLSQEAQAALRRTMETCIKNARMFLHVRQLSRIMAPLRSRCLCIRVRSHTNDEIVGILRNICNSEDITPSQASDQMLRNIAESSKRNLRRSILILETIAMGGFTLETKNFMMPWEKNVTQIVQSVLSSQTPSTLSAVRPQIYDLLVCCIPGDLILETIVDQLVTKVKPSLVPTVFHLAAHFSHTMKLGSKDIWHIEAFLAQTMSLIAKTKSSKN from the exons atgttGTGGATAGATAAACATTGCCCAAAGAACCTGAATGATTTCACATCACACAAGGATCTTAGTGAGCTGTTATTAAAGATAGTTAATAAATCGCATGGCGAATTACCGCATTTTTTGTTCTATGGACCCTCAGGATCGGGGAAAAAATGCAGAATACTAGCCACTCTACGCTCAGTATTTGGAAATAAGGTGGataag CTTAAAACCGACGTCTTGTCATATAAGGACACTAGCGAGGTTGTTGTAATCCAAAGTGAAGCGCACATTCAAA tacCATGTCAAGAATTGGGATCAAGAGATAGGTACATAGTGCAGGATGTTATACGAAGTTTATCCTCAGCACCTTCTGCTTCAAACTTTTTTTCGAAAGGACCTTCTTATAGAG cTTTTCTTTTCGAGGATGCCGACACACTGAGCCAGGAGGCCCAAGCAGCTCTTCGTAGAACTATGGAAACATGTATCAAAAATGCAAGGATGTTTTTACACGTCAGACAACTGTCAAGA ATAATGGCCCCTCTAAGAAGCCGTTGTTTATGTATAAGGGTCAGAAGTCACACAAATGATGAG ATTGTCGGAATTTTGAGAAATATCTGCAACTCAGAGGACATCACACCATCTCAAGCTAGTGATCAGATGCTAAGAAACATCGCCGAATCAAGTAAACGGAACTTGAGAAGATCAATATTGATACTGGAAACCATAGCCATGGGTGGCTTTACCCTGGAAACTAAGAACTTCATGATGCCTTGGGAAAAGAATGTGACTCAAATTGTACAATCTGTTCTTTCATCGCAAACTCCATCAAC actCTCTGCTGTAAGACCACAGATCTATGACCTTTTGGTCTGTTGTATACCCGGAGATCTCattttagag ACTATTGTCGACCAACTTGTAACTAAAGTGAAGCCTTCTCTGGTTCCAACTGTTTTCCACTTGGCGGCCCATTTTTCCCATACAATGAAGCTTGGCTCAAAAGATATATGGCACATTGAGGCCTTCTTAGCCCAGACTATGAGTCTCATCGCTAAGACCAAAAgctctaaaaattaa